The Salvelinus alpinus chromosome 3, SLU_Salpinus.1, whole genome shotgun sequence genome segment GAGTTATGTTACCTGATGTGGCTCTGATGCAATCCTCCGTTTAAACTTTTGGAACACTTTGCCATCTTCGGTTTCATGCATGGCCATGTTTTCAAGTTCTGCCTCTGCCAAATCTGTGGAATAGAAAGCATGCTTTTCTACAACAGAAATTGTAATCATGTATAGACTCCTATTTAGGCTGGGTCCAATGCCAACATTTTCTCTCATCCTTCTCCTTTTGGTGTCTTAATGGATCTGAAAAGACTAGGCATGTAAATGCAATGCAGTCTAACTTCTTACCGTCAACTAAGGAGGAGCATTCCACATTATTCTGTGCATCCCCCACCAGTTGACTAGACTCTTCTTTCTGATGTTCCTCAGGCTCTGTGACCAATTCCAACTCGGGGAACAGGAATGGGGAAGGCACTGCACTGGACGGCACTAAACATGTATTGAAAGTTGAATGTTTATCTTTCAGGCGGCAAGAAAACACAATTTCATCATTATTACAAATAGTATGACAGTTTATGGTAGCAGTATAATTACCTTGTTTGCAACACTCTTTCTTGTGACAGTGTTTCCAGTCTATGGTCTGGTGTTCTTTGCTGCAGTAGGACACTGCATGGCATTTAGAGCAAACTTTTTGACCAGGACAGCCACATAGCTTGCATAGTTTAACCCCTGAACCGTGGACACAGGGGTCACGCTCAGTCCAATTGGGGTCTTCATCAGATGGAGGATCGTAGGGATAAAAGTCGTTTCTCCTTGGCAACTGGCTACGAAATACTGGAAAAGAGTAATCTCAATGTCAGCTTGAGCAGAATAAAAGCAGAGGAACATAattagtttcaagttttattagtcgtatatACAGGATAAACATGGTATACACCGTCTAACGAAACGCTTGCAGGTTCCTTCGAAACAATGCAACAAGAAATAaaaatatgaacataaagtaaatgtctcaatagaataaacattttagcataagtataatacaggaagggacAATTTTTAGTCCAATATTAATGTGTATTGGGGGataagtgtttaaattgtgcagtattagcAATAGTAAATAAGAGTTTGCTAGCAGCCATTGTGGTGTGTGTAATAAGGTGCCTctgtggtcagtccagttcaagtgttcagcagtctctGCTCTAATGGCTTGTAGATACTAACagactcagagacagtttctatcagaCCTCATTCTACAATACTGTAAGGGAATGAACAGCTCATGGCTgaggtgtgtggggtccttgatgatgctgtgGGACTTCCTCAGGCATTGTTTCAAGTAGATGTCCTCGATGGGTGGGAacacggccccagtgatgtactgggccgtcttcaccaCCTGCTGGAAGGCCTTGCTGTCGCGGACAGAGCAATTCCCTGTCCCAGGCTGTGATGTAaccggtcaggacgctctcgatggtgcagcagtaTTTGGAGAGGATCCGGGGTGGCATGCCAAATTTCATCAGCCGCCTTCGGAAATATTGACACGGGTTGTGGtgttggtccatgtcaagtccttggtgatgtggacgccaaggaacttaaaattGCTGACTCTACTGcagtcctgttgatgtggatcGGGGCTTATTCCTGCCTCTGATTAATATAATCATTAATGTTgcacatcataacaacactcaaGGCTCAGCTGGACAAGGAGAGCTCACTATGAATCCCAGCAGCTTTTTGCAACTACCAAACAGCTTCCTCTTGCCAAGGAATGGACATGGACCTTTGGTAGTGTcaaagatttttataactaaccTAAGACTAAATCTAAATCCTGGTATTGTAAAAGGGAGTAAATTAGTCAGAGGGGGcagagctagcgagatcctattggtgcGTTGTAGCATGTATTTCCATTTTtctgttagggaacgcctactctgaagtGCACGTGTGAAATAACTCAATTTGCCGTTGCACTACTTCTaaaccacttttttttttttactttggtcaaatctacaaaacttagtccactctgtttgaTTATagttttgagaacagaaaacgTCAAACGTTTCATCAATGAGTAAATTGCCATTATGTCGGGCAAAATCCATCTGGCTCCATCTTCCACTGCcgaccactgggcttcctctcaccatatttggtagtgagtggaaacgccaaccggatgcttcacactTATCCAATcggtgaaatatctggctcattgttccATCTTGTGGTAATGTGCTTGCCCTCTAACAGGTTTGCAAATTCAAACCCCACTCCCAACTGTTGCACCGCAGTAGCTAACGTTACACTGGTGGGAGCGGTGGATAATCCCAGCCTCTCCTTCCCTGACCATGTGACTATAGGTGTGATGTTGATAGAAATGCAATAGCTAGTTTGCTAACTGCTATTTACCTTTCAGACAACGGCTGTCGTTTCGTGAATAGCAGTCTGGTGTCTTGCAGCAGAATACAAAAAGAGTTCGGTGAAAACTTCTATCCTGTCCAGTTATTGGAGCGTAAACTTGCATGAGAAATGCGGTAGGAAGTTGGCATTTCCCACATGCTAACTCAGGAAGACCTGGGATGTCCAACTGACTCAACCATGCAGGTTTGCCTCCAACTTTGCTGGGGAACTGATAACTCTGTAGTTGCCAGTGTTCAGCCTCCTCCAAAAAGCCAAGAGCAACCCCTGTTTGTGCCATAGTGTTGATTTGATCGTATTCCTTCAATCGCTGGCTAGCTGTCTGTCAACAAATTCCAACGTGCGTCACTGTTGTAACTTTAAAATATGTCCGGAGTGGAACAATACTTTTAGGAGGCAAACGTTCCTTGTAATTCGCGCTCCTGCCATATCGCCTATTTGCAATAAATATTTGCTTCTCGTTAATTGGCGTCCAATCTGTCTGCTCAATTACGACTACAACATATTAGCCTCTTGCAAAATGAATGAAGGCAGTATTGTGCTCAATTATAGAACATACCCAAtctggcttcatgaggaatagacatatatctaacaatatctgaCTGGTGTTAGACCTTATTAACTATTCTGATCTAAACTTCCAAGATAGCTTTATTGTATTCTTAAACTTTTATAAAGCCTTGGAAGTGGAATTTGAgtttctatttctctcccttGAGACATTTGGTTTTGGGGAATCATTTTGTAGTACTATTAAAATTCTTTATATGAATGGAACCAGTTCCGTTCAATTAAAGCATGGCACTTCTcctagatttgatttgaaaagaggAATTAGGCAAGGATGCCCAATTTCGATTTACCTCTTCCTGCTTCAAGCCCAACTTCTTACAAGTTTTTTAAAATCCAGCGATATAAAAGGGATCTCTATTGTTGACAGATATTATCATGTCAGCTTGCAGATGACACCACCCTCTTTTTGAAAGATACCAgggattgagagtcccatagagcggcgcacaattggcccagcgtcgtccgggttaggggagggtttgcccggtgtaggctgtcattgtacatacgaatttgttcttagaGATTTTCAATACAGTGTCTTTCATGTCACAGTCCACAAGATGGCAGACTTGAGCTGCTGTATCATCGCTCAGTCATTTCATCCGAGAGAAGTTCTGTTGGTGAGATCAAACAGGCTGAGGGATACAAATGTAAGAATTGTGTCCAATTTAACCATCAATAGTAGAGTATTGGAAACCATTGAACATACGAAGCCTTACAAATGAgttcataaaaaaatatttttatacaAAAATAATCTAATTCTACCCCATACAGAGTAGGATATATTTGCAATCTACGGGGGGCTTGCTTGTTGCTATTGGTCAATGGTGCAATGTTTTTTCTGACTGGTGTTTGATGATGTCATGTTGCTCACGAGTAGAAGGCTGAGCTTTTTTTTACAGTCATGGGGCTGAGTAGGTGAGGGGAGTGCAAACTACAACTTTGGAAAAGATTCAGGAAATACATTTCTAATCATACAGGGTGGAAACATTTTCACCTATTGGATTTATTGCTTGAGGAATTTATTTCTGTACAATGGGGGATTTACATCAAGGTGTCTACATCGTCTTTGTAGAAAGGCAACACTTTTTCCAGCCATGGAACTCCACAGAAGATAAGGGACAGTTCTTGTGAAAGTCCCGTTGATGTCAGATCTAGGAAACGAATGGTTTGGCGTAACTAGGATTAACTGGTTGCTGGACAGTTCCATTGGCGATACCACAAGGCGATGCCACCCCAGGACGACGGAGATTATAAACCTGTAGCGGTGTCGGCGGCGGTCCCACCGGTTCCTCCTCCGAGGGTTCGGAGCAGAGAGTCGTTTTCGGGCTCCAAGTGTCGGCCCGGTGGTGGAGAGCGCAAAGTGAAGTGTGTGCTTGTCGGTGACGGCGCAGTTGGGAAGACGAGCTTGATTGTCAGCTACACCACAAATGGATATCCAACTAAATATGTCCCAACTGCCTTTGATAATTTTTCAGGTAACTTGACAAATATGTGCCTTTTTAAGTCGGGTAGGCTATTAGGACCTATTGTGGTCCAACGGCTATGCAATTAATTGTTTTTATCTGGCACTTTTAACAGCACAGGTGTTACCTTACCTTGTTTTCTATGAATTCTATTTTTGAACAGCCTCAGACTTACAACAATCTAACGGGTTTTTTTGTGTAAAATTTCTGTCAACTGTCTGCTGCCGTACATTGGCAACAGGAAGACTATGGTAATTGTTATACTCAATAGTTTGTCCATAAAAACACTATTCTGGCCTTAACAGTATTTAATTGCGTTGTGGTTACCAATTTATTCTTTGTTATATTGGCTGATTAAATGTATAATTTGTTGTATTTTTTCTTTCAGCGGTCGTGGCAGTTGATGGcaagccagtgaaactgcagctTTGTGACACAGCTGGACAGGTTTGTAATTCAAATACAGTACACCTATAGGACAGTTTCATATGATCGCTACAATCCTGGAAGTGTAAAGGATTCGTTAAAAATAAACAAGTTGACATTTTTGCTGTTCCTAAATGTCTCAAACTTCTTCTAACCCCCTAGGCAACAACACGTACGGAATGGGTTCAAATGGTCTACTAGTGTAGGGAAGATAAGGGATCTGTCTAAATTGATGCGCTCCAGTAGTGTTTTTGTCCAGTCTTGAGTCTGCACCAGAAATGAGGTTACTCAGATAAATGCTGTCTTCCCCACATGTGAGGGGGTAACAGGCTTGGGGCGATTACAGATAGGAAACTTTATAAGTGTAATGAATTGAATCTGAGCCTGGAAAGGAAACGTATCTTCGGCACAGCTGGGGCTAGTCAGAGGAAACGCGAGATGGGTCTGTTTCtgaggagcagagcaggctggAGAGAGTCGGCAGTGGAAAACAGCCCATGAAAGCAGGCAAAGAGAGATCCAGAGCGGTTCTGtctagacacagagagagccccTGGCTGGAGGCTGAGCTCTGTGGGTTCATAGG includes the following:
- the pdcd2 gene encoding programmed cell death protein 2; the protein is MAQTGVALGFLEEAEHWQLQSYQFPSKVGGKPAWLSQLDIPGLPELACGKCQLPTAFLMQVYAPITGQDRSFHRTLFVFCCKTPDCYSRNDSRCLKVFRSQLPRRNDFYPYDPPSDEDPNWTERDPCVHGSGVKLCKLCGCPGQKVCSKCHAVSYCSKEHQTIDWKHCHKKECCKQVPSSAVPSPFLFPELELVTEPEEHQKEESSQLVGDAQNNVECSSLVDDLAEAELENMAMHETEDGKVFQKFKRRIASEPHQVLRYFRDGSPLWVSSEHVPVEKGIPHCSCGSRRIFEFQVMPQLLNDLKVDSPDASIDWGTLAVYTCADSCDKGNKYSSEFIWKQDFTEHK